In the genome of Desulfofarcimen acetoxidans DSM 771, one region contains:
- a CDS encoding site-specific integrase translates to MIVTGGVNGGYLRKKGKDKWEIVVEAGKDSATGIRKRISKTFNGSEKAAKNELDRIKNEVKQATYIPPTKMNLQQYLEKWMGFQKDKLAPRTYQRYQQIIDLRIIPALGKIILEELKPMQLQEFYAKLKKSPRLDGKEGTLSLDTIMYHHRILRVALNQAVKWQMIGRNPADAVDTPKQKRNQFTALDGNQTKRLLELAEGSQHYLALLLALSTGLRRGEIYGLRWKDIDFHHKTLTVNQAVKYLPGQPLIFGPPKNDFSRRTIPLPQKVFDAFQERKIAQDKMKKRLEYAYSDNDLILCQEDGSPTHPDTISSWFQKFINKHSGSNKKESTDCITQQANSNKTVNLPKIRFHDLSYPYINKIRTFYKIA, encoded by the coding sequence GTGATAGTTACGGGAGGCGTAAACGGCGGCTACCTAAGAAAGAAGGGTAAAGACAAGTGGGAAATAGTTGTGGAAGCAGGGAAAGATTCGGCTACCGGCATAAGAAAACGGATCAGTAAAACATTCAACGGATCGGAAAAAGCGGCAAAAAACGAGCTCGATCGTATAAAAAACGAAGTTAAACAGGCAACATATATTCCACCAACCAAAATGAACCTGCAGCAGTACCTTGAAAAGTGGATGGGGTTCCAGAAGGACAAGCTGGCCCCCCGGACATATCAGCGGTATCAACAAATAATTGACCTTAGGATTATACCGGCACTAGGCAAGATTATCCTGGAAGAATTAAAACCTATGCAGCTCCAAGAGTTTTATGCCAAGCTTAAAAAGTCTCCTCGTCTTGACGGTAAAGAAGGCACTCTATCGTTGGACACAATTATGTACCACCATAGAATCCTAAGAGTTGCGCTTAATCAGGCAGTAAAATGGCAGATGATCGGCAGAAACCCGGCAGACGCTGTTGACACTCCAAAACAAAAAAGAAATCAGTTTACCGCCCTAGATGGGAATCAAACAAAGAGACTATTGGAATTGGCAGAAGGATCGCAACACTATCTGGCTTTGCTCTTAGCTCTAAGTACCGGTCTTAGAAGAGGTGAGATATACGGCCTACGATGGAAGGATATTGACTTCCACCACAAAACATTAACAGTTAATCAGGCAGTAAAGTATTTACCTGGTCAACCTCTTATTTTTGGCCCACCAAAGAACGATTTCAGTCGGAGAACTATTCCGCTGCCTCAGAAGGTATTTGATGCTTTTCAAGAGCGCAAAATAGCGCAGGATAAAATGAAAAAGAGGCTAGAATATGCCTATAGCGACAATGACCTTATTTTATGCCAAGAGGACGGATCTCCTACCCACCCTGACACTATTTCATCATGGTTTCAGAAGTTTATTAATAAACATTCTGGCTCAAATAAAAAAGAGTCTACTGACTGCATTACTCAGCAAGCAAACTCCAATAAAACAGTAAATTTACCAAAAATAAGATTTCATGATCTAAGTTATCCGTACATAAATAAAATCCGAACCTTCTATAAAATAGCTTAA
- a CDS encoding tyrosine-type recombinase/integrase, producing MRATNESVVLARHINAFLNEYVPSQKTKSAHTLKAYSDALSLYIGFLETEKSINSSNLNGNCFCAANIEDWLVWLMESRSCSPETCNNRLASLRAFLKYLSSRDVSYLHLSQSASQIERRKVYTKKVTGMSKKAVSALLEAPDSSTKAGRRDIALMVVMYSTAARIDEILSMRIEQLHLDTDKPNITVIGKRGKIRTLYLLPKATAHLRAYIKDSHGATPNPSSFVFYSRNTGPAGKMSQKAVNKQLRKHAQAARSVCGEVPAEIHAHQLRHAKSSHWLEDGMNIVQISFLLGHAQLQTTMVYLDITTEQEAKALATLEDENDKSLTKKWRNANGSLSMLCGVRAMKR from the coding sequence ATGAGAGCTACTAACGAGTCCGTTGTACTGGCGAGGCACATTAATGCTTTTCTTAACGAATATGTTCCATCACAAAAAACCAAGAGCGCCCACACATTGAAAGCGTATAGTGATGCGCTCAGTTTGTATATCGGTTTTCTTGAAACGGAAAAAAGCATAAACTCAAGCAATCTCAATGGAAATTGCTTTTGCGCTGCGAACATTGAGGATTGGCTCGTTTGGCTGATGGAAAGTCGTTCGTGCAGTCCTGAAACCTGCAACAACCGGTTGGCTTCACTTAGGGCTTTTCTCAAGTACCTTAGCAGCAGGGACGTTTCGTACCTTCACTTATCTCAATCGGCGTCACAGATAGAGCGAAGAAAGGTATACACTAAAAAAGTGACTGGCATGAGTAAAAAAGCAGTAAGTGCTTTGCTCGAAGCCCCTGATTCGTCCACGAAGGCTGGTCGCAGGGATATTGCTTTGATGGTCGTCATGTACAGCACCGCCGCTAGGATAGACGAAATATTGTCTATGAGAATTGAACAATTGCACCTGGATACGGATAAACCAAACATCACGGTCATTGGTAAGAGGGGCAAAATCCGAACGCTGTATTTGTTGCCAAAGGCCACGGCTCACCTCAGGGCGTATATTAAAGATTCTCACGGGGCCACACCCAATCCGTCATCTTTCGTGTTCTACTCAAGGAACACAGGTCCCGCCGGAAAGATGAGCCAGAAAGCCGTTAACAAGCAACTTCGCAAGCACGCACAAGCAGCGAGGTCAGTATGCGGTGAAGTCCCTGCCGAGATTCACGCTCATCAGCTCCGCCACGCCAAATCCTCTCACTGGCTGGAGGACGGCATGAACATTGTCCAAATATCCTTCCTTCTGGGGCATGCCCAGCTTCAAACGACGATGGTTTATTTAGACATAACCACCGAGCAGGAAGCAAAAGCTTTGGCAACGCTCGAAGATGAAAACGATAAATCATTAACCAAGAAGTGGCGCAATGCAAATGGGAGTTTGTCCATGTTATGCGGTGTCCGGGCGATGAAACGGTAA
- a CDS encoding tyrosine-type recombinase/integrase: MNTQNLRDNYPKLIDYMERAGYCATYIIKVRREIDYVLSGADSKDWASYTDIYLEHVNKSSSRHYLRGKLNCLGIIERFDNRGQYPDGRRRQQIVKRGLYHLLLPEFKAVVDCYRASESKRNKKATTIIGEASHGASFLYALQQKGINTLGEITEAAVLSVFIGDDDTLRRSCSYKKDIVAILKACIRENPDCPEFTKILAYLPELRERRKNIQYLKPDETHQIKQALVNGDSGLSLRDRAVGSLVLYTGLRCCDIAGLTVNDIDWEKELICIRQQKTGALLELPLSVIVGNAVYDYLVSERPETECEFLFISENRPYGRLLSGSIGNISNKIMKAANIRQSAGDRRGFHIFRHRVATELLSSGVPQPVISRALGHTSPDSLETYLSADFKHLKECALSIERFPMPEVFAYE; the protein is encoded by the coding sequence ATGAATACACAAAACTTAAGGGATAATTATCCCAAACTAATCGACTACATGGAAAGAGCTGGTTATTGCGCCACATATATAATAAAAGTGCGCCGTGAGATAGACTACGTTCTTTCTGGAGCGGATTCAAAGGACTGGGCGTCGTACACAGATATTTATCTGGAGCACGTGAATAAATCAAGTTCCCGGCATTATCTGCGTGGCAAACTGAATTGTCTTGGAATTATTGAGCGATTTGACAATCGCGGCCAGTACCCCGACGGAAGGCGGCGACAGCAGATTGTGAAACGTGGTCTGTATCACTTGTTGTTGCCGGAGTTCAAAGCTGTGGTTGACTGTTACCGAGCATCTGAAAGCAAGAGAAACAAGAAGGCAACCACAATCATAGGCGAAGCGAGCCACGGTGCGAGCTTTTTGTACGCTTTGCAGCAGAAAGGCATAAATACTCTTGGCGAGATTACAGAGGCGGCTGTGTTATCCGTTTTCATAGGTGATGACGACACTTTACGCCGGAGTTGCTCATACAAAAAGGACATCGTCGCAATTCTCAAAGCCTGCATAAGGGAGAATCCTGATTGCCCAGAGTTCACAAAAATATTGGCTTACCTGCCTGAATTACGGGAGCGCCGCAAGAACATCCAGTATTTGAAGCCGGATGAAACACATCAGATCAAACAAGCTCTCGTAAATGGGGATTCGGGGCTTTCGCTCAGAGACAGAGCGGTTGGTTCACTGGTGCTTTATACCGGACTGCGCTGCTGTGACATTGCCGGACTGACGGTCAATGATATTGATTGGGAGAAAGAGCTAATCTGTATCAGACAGCAGAAGACTGGCGCTCTCCTCGAGTTGCCGCTTTCCGTAATCGTAGGCAATGCCGTCTATGACTATCTTGTGTCCGAACGCCCGGAGACCGAGTGCGAATTCCTATTTATCTCAGAAAATCGACCCTACGGACGTTTGTTGAGCGGAAGTATCGGAAACATTTCCAACAAGATAATGAAAGCCGCAAACATCAGACAAAGTGCCGGCGACCGTAGGGGATTTCATATCTTTCGCCACCGAGTGGCAACAGAGCTTCTAAGCAGCGGTGTCCCTCAGCCTGTTATCAGCAGGGCACTTGGTCATACGTCACCCGATTCTCTGGAAACATATTTGAGCGCCGACTTTAAGCATCTCAAAGAGTGCGCACTCAGTATAGAACGGTTCCCAATGCCGGAGGTGTTTGCGTATGAGTGA
- a CDS encoding tyrosine-type recombinase/integrase yields MSEFISSLAPLMRSFVFYRKVSGRWNEASYEVNLSLFDKYCDKNFSNASELSQDMVDLWCAQRKTETNNSCRSRIYPVVSFIRYLRKRGMTTVAEPDIPRKEPRVYIPHAFTEAELQNFFAACDSISAAPPTEEQLSRRITVPVFFRLLYSSGIRTNEARALMREDIDLDSGVVNIRYSKGHTQHYVVLHDSMLLLMRQYDGVIDKMYPERVYFFPARKRNGGFHRASWVQRNFNKMWRQHNCGNVVPYEFRHNYAVENINGWTDVGFEFNAKLLYLSKSMGHSVLESTKYYYSLVPGLTDIIEAQTDEGAVIPEVDYESY; encoded by the coding sequence ATGAGTGAGTTTATATCCTCCCTTGCACCGCTCATGCGGTCATTTGTTTTCTATCGGAAGGTTTCTGGACGTTGGAATGAAGCCTCTTACGAAGTTAATCTGAGCCTGTTCGACAAGTATTGTGATAAGAATTTTTCTAATGCTTCCGAATTGTCGCAGGACATGGTGGATTTATGGTGCGCCCAACGCAAAACGGAAACAAACAATTCATGCCGTTCCAGAATATATCCTGTGGTCAGCTTCATACGTTATCTGCGCAAACGCGGAATGACAACCGTTGCGGAACCCGATATCCCCCGAAAAGAGCCGAGAGTCTATATCCCACATGCGTTTACTGAAGCGGAACTTCAGAACTTCTTTGCGGCTTGTGACTCTATATCCGCCGCTCCGCCCACAGAAGAACAGTTGTCGCGCCGGATAACCGTCCCCGTATTCTTCCGGTTGCTGTACTCAAGTGGAATCCGAACGAATGAGGCACGGGCTCTGATGCGTGAAGACATTGACCTTGACAGCGGCGTTGTGAATATCCGCTACTCCAAGGGGCATACGCAGCATTATGTTGTGCTGCATGATTCTATGCTTTTACTGATGCGACAGTACGATGGTGTCATTGATAAAATGTACCCTGAACGGGTCTACTTCTTTCCTGCCAGAAAAAGAAACGGCGGCTTCCACAGAGCATCCTGGGTACAGCGTAATTTCAATAAAATGTGGCGTCAGCATAACTGTGGTAATGTCGTCCCATACGAATTCCGGCATAATTATGCCGTTGAGAACATCAATGGCTGGACGGATGTAGGGTTTGAATTTAACGCGAAACTGCTTTATCTCAGCAAGAGCATGGGACATAGCGTTTTGGAAAGCACGAAATACTACTATTCGCTTGTTCCGGGACTGACCGACATTATTGAGGCTCAAACCGACGAAGGCGCAGTCATCCCAGAGGTAGACTATGAGAGCTACTAA